Within the Pirellulales bacterium genome, the region CATGGCGTTTCGGCGGGTGGGGGGGTAAAGCTGGGGCAACTCATCTCACTGGCGGTGCGCGAGGGCTTTGGCGGATTGGAATCGCTGGTGGGAATACCCGGCACGGTGGGAGGGGCTTTGCATGGCAATGCGGGGGGGCAATCGGGCGATATTGGCCAATTTACCCAACGCGCCACGGTTTTGACCCGCCGGGGGGAGATTTTAGTTCGTGAACGAAAGGACTTGGTGTTTGCCTCGCGCCAAAGCAGCCTCGACGAACTGGTGATCCTGGATGCTGAATTTGTCATGGAGCGAGAAAATCCCGAAGAACTTACCAAGCGGATGCAAAAACAGTGGATCATGAAAAAAGCGGTCCAACCGATGGGCCATCAAAACACCGGTCAGATCTTTAAGAATCCCCGCGGGGTGGATGCCGGGCAATTGATCGAACAAGCCGGCTTAAAGGGAGCCCGCGTGGGAAATGTCGAGGTCAATGACCGCCACGCCAATTTTTTTGTCGCGGAGCCAGCGGCCACCACGGCCGAGGTATTGCGTTTAATCGATTTTGTGCGGGATAAGGTGCTGGAAAGAGTGGGGGTCGAGTTGGAATTGGAAATTGAAATTTGGTAACGGCGGACACTGGCAACTTTTGGGCGGCGCAAGGAGGCGGGCCTTGGCAAAAGCAAAAATAACAAATTCAGATCCACCGCCCGCTGGCCCAGGTATCCTTTCCCGCGCGAAAGGTTGGTTGTCCGCCAGTGGCGGAACGCTGTTGGTGTTTCTGTTGGCGGGTGGTGCGGTT harbors:
- the murB gene encoding UDP-N-acetylmuramate dehydrogenase, whose protein sequence is MPLLTGFEKIVRQQELLAPHTWFGLGGNAEFFAEPNSLEELAALVRRAQDEQLPVRILGGGSNILVRDEGVKGVVVRLSAPAFLQLRAFKHGVSAGGGVKLGQLISLAVREGFGGLESLVGIPGTVGGALHGNAGGQSGDIGQFTQRATVLTRRGEILVRERKDLVFASRQSSLDELVILDAEFVMERENPEELTKRMQKQWIMKKAVQPMGHQNTGQIFKNPRGVDAGQLIEQAGLKGARVGNVEVNDRHANFFVAEPAATTAEVLRLIDFVRDKVLERVGVELELEIEIW